The uncultured Pseudodesulfovibrio sp. genome includes a region encoding these proteins:
- a CDS encoding DUF2075 domain-containing protein, whose translation MQRAYYSATGDQFFEDDLMTILGELTRHHSFALDDLQKNSWISQINILKEVLTFLTDFFYIAFEYSIPRMGKRVDVVILYRGLVFVVEFKVGEKAYSRAAIEQVLDYSVDLKNFHEESHHCEIVPVAACTDAPSESIHMDVYPDNVWVPVHANKHNLGQLIESIAVKRGLQATNPSVWMNSIYKPTPTIIEAAQALYKGHSVEEISRSDSGAINLGRTSAAISDIIELSKSEHRKSICFITGVPGAGKTLAGLNIANVRHNADEGEHAVFLSGNGPLVDVLQEALARNEVAEAMLKGDKINKAVALRKSKAFIQNIHHFRDDNLQTDRAPIEKVVIFDEAQRAWTSQQAASFMSKKRGVRDFDMSEPEFLISVMDRHEDWATIVCLIGGGQEINTGEAGLPEWFNAIQRKYPHWDVYASDMLTDQEYTHGSELYSIIDQKQLNIRKNLHLSVSVRSFRSEKLSEFIKAVLSLDAESGVELFQELQSSYPIVLTRDLQVAKQWLKAQARGGESYGLTAYSGGYRLKPEGIHVKSAIDPKTWFLNGREDVRSASFLEDAATEFDIQGLELDWTCIAWDPSLRMRMGAWEYKSFRGTKWQNINDPLRRRYLLNAYRVLLTRARQGMVVFIPQGDSEDATRLPEYYDPVCSYFEAFGVPLI comes from the coding sequence ATGCAACGAGCATACTATTCAGCAACTGGAGATCAGTTTTTCGAAGACGATTTGATGACCATCTTGGGAGAGCTAACACGCCACCATTCTTTTGCCCTCGATGACTTGCAGAAGAATTCTTGGATTTCACAAATCAATATACTCAAGGAGGTACTCACTTTTCTTACTGATTTCTTCTATATCGCTTTCGAGTACTCAATTCCTCGAATGGGAAAGCGCGTAGATGTCGTGATTCTCTATAGAGGGCTAGTCTTCGTTGTTGAATTTAAGGTGGGTGAGAAAGCATACTCACGAGCAGCTATTGAACAAGTCTTGGATTACTCGGTTGATCTAAAAAATTTTCACGAAGAAAGCCACCATTGCGAGATAGTGCCTGTTGCGGCTTGTACCGATGCTCCATCCGAAAGCATACATATGGATGTTTATCCTGATAATGTGTGGGTGCCAGTGCATGCGAACAAGCACAATTTAGGACAACTCATTGAGAGCATCGCAGTAAAGAGAGGGCTCCAAGCAACTAATCCCAGTGTCTGGATGAATTCAATCTATAAGCCCACTCCAACGATTATCGAAGCCGCTCAGGCTTTATACAAAGGCCATAGTGTTGAAGAAATTTCGCGTTCTGATTCAGGGGCGATCAATCTTGGAAGAACTTCTGCGGCCATCTCAGATATAATTGAGCTTTCGAAGAGCGAGCACAGGAAATCTATCTGTTTCATTACCGGGGTTCCTGGAGCTGGCAAGACTTTGGCGGGGCTTAATATTGCCAACGTTAGGCACAATGCTGACGAAGGGGAGCATGCAGTCTTTTTGTCGGGGAATGGGCCGCTTGTAGACGTACTCCAAGAAGCTCTTGCTAGAAATGAAGTGGCTGAAGCTATGCTTAAAGGGGATAAAATCAATAAAGCTGTAGCGTTGAGGAAATCCAAAGCGTTCATCCAGAACATACACCACTTCAGAGACGACAACCTGCAAACAGATAGAGCCCCGATTGAGAAGGTGGTCATTTTTGATGAAGCACAGCGAGCTTGGACTTCTCAGCAAGCTGCATCATTTATGTCGAAAAAGCGCGGAGTACGGGACTTTGACATGTCAGAACCAGAGTTTTTGATTAGCGTAATGGATCGTCATGAAGATTGGGCAACCATTGTGTGTTTGATCGGAGGTGGCCAAGAAATTAACACTGGTGAAGCTGGACTCCCGGAGTGGTTCAACGCCATTCAGAGGAAATACCCACATTGGGATGTGTACGCTTCTGATATGCTAACAGATCAAGAATATACTCACGGCAGTGAGCTGTATTCGATTATTGACCAGAAGCAGTTGAATATCCGAAAGAACTTGCACCTTTCTGTTTCAGTGCGTTCTTTCCGCTCTGAGAAATTATCTGAGTTTATTAAGGCTGTGTTGTCACTTGACGCCGAGAGTGGCGTTGAATTGTTCCAAGAGCTTCAAAGCTCCTACCCCATAGTTTTAACGAGGGACCTTCAAGTCGCAAAGCAATGGTTAAAAGCTCAAGCTCGAGGTGGTGAAAGCTATGGTCTTACTGCATATTCTGGGGGGTATAGGCTGAAGCCAGAAGGTATACATGTAAAATCAGCAATCGATCCAAAAACATGGTTCCTCAATGGCCGCGAAGATGTTCGCTCAGCTTCATTCCTTGAGGATGCAGCTACAGAATTCGATATACAAGGTCTTGAATTAGATTGGACTTGCATTGCCTGGGATCCGAGTTTGAGAATGAGAATGGGTGCATGGGAATATAAGAGTTTCCGTGGAACGAAATGGCAAAATATCAATGACCCCTTGAGAAGAAGATACCTCCTAAATGCATACCGTGTACTCCTTACTCGTGCCCGCCAGGGCATGGTTGTTTTTATCCCTCAGGGAGATAGTGAGGATGCTACTCGTTTGCCGGAATACTATGATCCTGTTTGCAGCTATTTTGAGGCATTTGGGGTTCCTTTGATCTAG
- a CDS encoding sugar ABC transporter substrate-binding protein, with protein sequence MSLAFLFTVAIAPSFAAEKPVVGLVMKSLANEFFKTMEEGARKYAKEDGTFTLIPVGMNSETDIDTQVSAMENFIAQKVDMIVVAPADSVGMTIPVKKAVDAGITVVNFDVTLNKEALVKAGLPKDFLFVGPDNAEGAEMVGDYLAETLGKGAKVIIIEGNPGADNAKQRKAGFMRSVEKYNLNLLTSRTAHWETEEANTLMTNLLTMHPDVQGVMCANDSMVLGVEKAIAAAGMTGKIQIVGFDNIGAVQELIKQGKCLATIDQFGPEMAANAIKVGFRILHGEKLTGWQKTPIKLVTKADL encoded by the coding sequence ATGTCTCTGGCGTTCCTTTTCACGGTGGCGATTGCCCCGTCGTTCGCCGCCGAGAAGCCGGTCGTCGGTCTGGTCATGAAATCCCTGGCCAACGAATTTTTCAAAACCATGGAAGAGGGCGCCCGTAAGTATGCCAAGGAAGACGGCACCTTCACCCTGATTCCGGTGGGTATGAACTCCGAGACCGACATCGACACCCAGGTCAGCGCCATGGAGAACTTCATCGCCCAGAAAGTGGACATGATCGTTGTCGCCCCGGCCGACTCCGTCGGCATGACCATCCCGGTCAAGAAGGCCGTTGATGCGGGCATCACCGTCGTCAACTTCGACGTCACCCTGAACAAGGAAGCGCTGGTCAAGGCCGGCCTGCCCAAGGATTTCCTGTTCGTCGGTCCTGATAACGCCGAAGGCGCGGAAATGGTCGGCGACTACCTGGCCGAGACCCTCGGCAAGGGCGCCAAGGTCATCATCATCGAAGGCAACCCCGGCGCGGACAACGCCAAGCAGCGCAAGGCCGGTTTCATGCGCTCCGTCGAGAAGTACAACCTGAATCTGCTGACCTCCCGTACCGCCCACTGGGAAACCGAGGAGGCCAACACCCTGATGACCAACCTGCTGACCATGCACCCGGACGTCCAGGGCGTGATGTGCGCCAACGACTCCATGGTGCTGGGCGTTGAAAAGGCGATCGCCGCCGCTGGCATGACCGGCAAGATCCAGATCGTCGGTTTCGACAACATCGGCGCGGTGCAGGAGCTGATCAAGCAGGGCAAGTGCCTGGCCACCATCGACCAGTTCGGCCCCGAAATGGCCGCCAACGCCATCAAGGTCGGGTTCCGCATTCTCCATGGCGAGAAGCTGACCGGCTGGCAGAAGACCCCCATCAAGCTCGTGACCAAGGCCGACCTGTAG
- a CDS encoding sugar ABC transporter ATP-binding protein, whose product MDTSENILELRGITKQFPGVVALNDVDLDIRKGEVHVLVGENGAGKSSLIKVLCGIYTPDAGEMLYQGRPYAPQTPSDAMNAGIRVVYQEFNLLSYLSVAENMFFDNLPRRYGLVDYHTLYRNTQELLDVVGLDISPKTPVELLGVAQMQLIEIAKAISSESKLLILDEPTATLSSKEIEMLFGIVAKLKAQGVTIIFISHHLQEVFEIGDRITVLRNGENAGTHIASDISIPEIVKLMVGRSMDEEYPFRDDVTVGEPLLSVRNLRCKGSAHSVSFEVGRGELLGLAGLVGSGRTDVVRAIFGADPKDGGEILLHGKKLSIETPRDAVKNRICLLTEDRKDQGLILEMSCAVNTTLTDLPGVARYGFIQRDAEREVAEKMVTDLVIKTPSIDQWVGNLSGGNQQKVVLAKWLFRDAEVLIFDEPTRGIDVGAKYEIYLLLWQLAAAGKAIIIVSSDLPEMLGICHRIITFSDGKITGELPRKEFDQERILTMAYEEYIQDDAAAASGTDQVKRGV is encoded by the coding sequence ATGGACACTAGTGAAAACATTTTAGAACTACGAGGTATTACCAAGCAGTTCCCCGGCGTCGTCGCCTTGAACGACGTCGACCTCGACATCAGGAAGGGCGAGGTGCACGTCCTGGTGGGCGAAAACGGAGCCGGTAAGTCAAGCCTCATCAAGGTCCTGTGCGGCATCTATACTCCCGATGCGGGAGAGATGCTTTACCAGGGGCGGCCCTATGCGCCGCAGACGCCTTCCGATGCCATGAATGCGGGCATCCGGGTGGTCTATCAGGAGTTCAATCTCCTTTCCTATCTCTCTGTTGCGGAGAACATGTTTTTCGACAACCTGCCCCGCAGGTACGGACTGGTCGATTATCATACGCTGTATCGCAACACCCAGGAATTGCTGGACGTCGTCGGGCTGGACATCTCCCCGAAGACGCCGGTCGAATTGCTCGGCGTGGCCCAGATGCAGCTCATCGAGATCGCCAAGGCCATCTCGTCCGAGAGCAAGCTGCTCATCCTGGACGAGCCCACGGCAACGCTCTCCAGCAAGGAGATCGAGATGCTCTTCGGCATCGTCGCCAAGCTCAAGGCCCAGGGCGTGACCATCATTTTCATTTCCCATCATCTGCAGGAGGTCTTCGAGATCGGGGACCGTATCACCGTCCTGCGCAATGGGGAGAACGCCGGTACGCACATTGCGAGCGACATCTCCATCCCGGAGATCGTCAAGCTCATGGTCGGCCGGTCCATGGACGAGGAATATCCCTTCCGGGACGACGTGACCGTGGGCGAGCCCCTGCTCAGTGTGCGGAACCTGCGCTGCAAGGGCAGCGCCCATTCCGTTTCCTTCGAGGTCGGGCGGGGCGAGTTGCTCGGTCTGGCCGGTCTGGTCGGTTCCGGACGGACCGACGTGGTGCGCGCCATCTTCGGGGCGGACCCCAAGGACGGCGGCGAGATTCTGCTGCACGGTAAGAAACTGTCCATCGAGACGCCGCGCGACGCGGTCAAGAACCGTATCTGCCTGCTGACCGAGGATCGCAAGGACCAGGGACTCATCCTCGAGATGTCCTGCGCCGTGAACACGACGCTCACGGACCTGCCCGGCGTGGCCCGTTACGGGTTCATTCAGCGGGATGCGGAGCGGGAAGTTGCGGAGAAGATGGTAACCGATCTCGTCATCAAGACGCCGTCCATCGACCAGTGGGTGGGCAACCTGTCCGGCGGCAACCAGCAGAAGGTGGTCCTGGCCAAGTGGCTGTTCCGGGACGCCGAGGTACTCATCTTCGACGAGCCCACACGCGGTATCGATGTGGGCGCCAAATACGAGATCTATCTTCTGCTCTGGCAGCTGGCCGCCGCAGGCAAGGCGATCATCATCGTTTCTTCCGATCTGCCGGAGATGCTCGGCATCTGCCACCGAATCATTACCTTCTCCGACGGGAAGATCACGGGGGAACTGCCGCGTAAAGAATTCGATCAGGAACGGATTCTGACCATGGCATATGAAGAATACATCCAGGATGACGCGGCTGCGGCATCGGGAACAGACCAAGTCAAACGGGGAGTCTGA
- a CDS encoding ABC transporter permease, with amino-acid sequence MNFRKLAYLLLREAGIGVALVLLIIIFMLVAPNFASPINMMNICTQISINTVIAVGMTFVILLGGIDLSVGSVLALCTIVAGLILTNEALSPGLAFFLAVVVSLAVGAVCGLFNGFVCERWKIHSFVVTLGMLNIARGAALQISDSRTLFGFPQVFTDLGAQNVFGLPVIFIMALTLVIIGTIVLNRSVFGRMIYAIGNNEEAVRLSGHRTILYKIAAFVICGGCVGVAGIMYMLRLSMASPILGVGFELNAIAAVVIGGTSMMGGKGSLVGTFLGACIIGVLNNGLLLLGMGDFARQIVTGLIIVAAVIIDTYRNRLLTKIQVSE; translated from the coding sequence ATGAATTTCAGGAAACTTGCATATCTGCTGCTCAGAGAGGCCGGTATCGGCGTGGCGTTGGTGTTGCTCATCATCATCTTCATGCTCGTCGCGCCCAACTTCGCCTCGCCCATCAACATGATGAACATCTGCACGCAGATCAGCATCAATACGGTCATTGCGGTGGGTATGACCTTCGTCATTCTGCTGGGCGGCATCGACCTTTCGGTCGGGTCCGTGCTGGCGCTCTGCACCATCGTGGCCGGGCTGATACTTACCAACGAGGCCCTGTCTCCCGGGCTGGCCTTCTTCCTCGCGGTGGTCGTCAGCCTCGCGGTCGGGGCCGTGTGCGGCCTGTTCAACGGGTTCGTGTGCGAGCGCTGGAAGATCCATTCCTTCGTTGTCACCCTGGGCATGCTCAACATAGCTAGGGGCGCGGCGCTCCAGATCAGCGATTCCAGGACCCTGTTCGGCTTTCCCCAGGTCTTTACCGACCTGGGCGCGCAGAACGTCTTCGGTCTGCCCGTGATCTTCATCATGGCCCTGACGCTGGTCATCATCGGGACCATCGTTCTGAACCGGTCGGTGTTCGGACGGATGATCTACGCCATCGGCAACAACGAGGAGGCCGTCCGCCTTTCCGGACACCGGACCATCCTTTACAAGATCGCGGCCTTCGTCATCTGCGGCGGGTGCGTGGGCGTGGCCGGCATCATGTATATGCTGCGTCTGTCCATGGCCAGCCCGATCCTGGGCGTCGGCTTTGAGCTCAACGCCATCGCGGCGGTGGTCATCGGCGGCACCAGCATGATGGGCGGCAAGGGCTCCCTGGTCGGCACCTTCCTGGGTGCCTGCATCATAGGCGTGCTGAACAACGGGCTCCTGCTGCTCGGCATGGGCGATTTCGCCCGCCAGATCGTCACCGGCCTGATCATCGTGGCCGCAGTCATCATCGACACCTACCGCAACCGGCTTCTGACCAAGATTCAGGTTTCCGAGTAA
- the rbsK gene encoding ribokinase, with translation MSAKKLIVLGSVNADHVIQLDDFPRPGETVIGHGYQVLPGGKGANQAVASARLGAEVGFIACVGDDDFGARILKRFADDGIDTSAVTVVEGMPTGLALIQIAANGENSIVISAEANGYLTPEVLERQLGLLQEADTLLMQLESPLETIQLAARKAREAGAIVVLNPAPARPLPDSLLADVSVITPNETEAELLTGVKVVTEDDARRAADVLHDKGVATVIITLGKNGAFLSADGFSRRIEGYSVTPVDTTAAGDTFNGALVAALQQGVDMAGAIRFAHGAAAISVTRLGAQTSIPYRAEVDRFIKDNG, from the coding sequence ATGAGTGCAAAGAAATTGATAGTCCTGGGCAGCGTCAATGCCGACCACGTCATCCAACTGGATGATTTTCCCCGTCCCGGCGAAACGGTCATCGGGCACGGATATCAGGTGCTGCCGGGCGGAAAGGGGGCCAACCAGGCCGTGGCTTCGGCACGGCTCGGCGCGGAGGTCGGGTTCATCGCCTGCGTGGGCGACGACGACTTCGGCGCACGCATCCTCAAGCGTTTTGCCGACGACGGCATCGATACCTCGGCGGTCACGGTCGTGGAAGGCATGCCCACTGGCCTGGCGCTGATCCAGATCGCTGCCAACGGGGAGAACTCCATCGTCATCTCTGCCGAGGCCAACGGGTACCTGACCCCCGAAGTGCTGGAGCGGCAGTTGGGGTTGCTGCAGGAGGCCGACACCCTTTTGATGCAGCTCGAGAGTCCGCTCGAAACCATCCAGCTGGCCGCCCGCAAGGCGCGGGAGGCCGGGGCGATCGTGGTGCTCAATCCTGCACCGGCACGGCCTTTGCCGGATTCGCTTCTGGCCGATGTGAGCGTGATCACTCCCAACGAAACCGAGGCGGAGCTGCTCACGGGCGTGAAGGTCGTTACCGAAGACGATGCGAGAAGAGCTGCTGATGTCTTGCACGACAAAGGGGTTGCGACCGTCATTATCACTCTCGGCAAGAACGGGGCTTTTTTGAGTGCCGACGGGTTTTCCCGGCGAATCGAGGGGTATAGCGTCACGCCGGTTGACACCACGGCCGCCGGTGATACCTTCAACGGGGCGCTCGTCGCGGCCCTGCAACAGGGGGTGGACATGGCCGGGGCCATTCGTTTCGCCCATGGTGCGGCTGCCATTTCCGTCACCCGGCTCGGTGCGCAAACCTCCATTCCCTACCGCGCGGAAGTGGACAGATTCATCAAGGATAATGGATAA
- a CDS encoding substrate-binding domain-containing protein → MSTIKDVAKLAQVSTSTVSHVLNKTRFVSEDTRQRVNNAVRELNYRPSSIARSLKVQTTKTLGMLVTASRNPFFAEVVHAVERRCYERGYTLFLCNTEGDVKRMEANLDALEEKRVDGLLLLCSEVNDDILRLLETERPTPTVVFDWGPESDNVDRIYDNSPDGGYMAVRHLIEMGHTAIGCVTGPLGRRSAIERLQGMRTAMAEAGLPVHEEWIVEGDYDCNGGIRALQQLARQSAMPTALFVCNDMMALGVISEAARMGLRVPEELSIVGYDDIYIARYMTPPLTTIHQSTSEIAAMAVDTLIERLGSKRDKGRVIRIEPRLVERDSVRNVKKSE, encoded by the coding sequence ATGTCGACCATCAAGGATGTTGCCAAACTCGCCCAGGTGTCGACATCGACGGTCTCCCATGTCCTGAACAAGACCCGCTTTGTTAGTGAAGATACTCGCCAGAGAGTCAACAACGCCGTCCGCGAACTGAATTACCGCCCTTCCTCCATCGCCCGCAGCCTGAAGGTCCAGACCACCAAAACCCTGGGAATGCTGGTCACCGCCAGCAGGAACCCCTTTTTCGCCGAAGTGGTCCATGCCGTGGAAAGGCGCTGCTACGAGCGCGGCTATACCCTTTTTCTGTGCAACACCGAAGGCGATGTGAAGCGCATGGAAGCCAACCTCGACGCCCTTGAGGAAAAGCGCGTGGACGGGCTTCTGCTGCTTTGCAGCGAGGTCAACGACGACATCCTGCGCCTGCTCGAAACTGAGCGGCCCACCCCGACCGTTGTCTTCGACTGGGGGCCAGAGTCGGACAACGTCGACAGGATCTACGACAACTCTCCGGACGGCGGGTACATGGCTGTCCGGCATCTCATTGAAATGGGGCATACGGCAATCGGCTGCGTGACCGGCCCCTTGGGCCGGAGGTCGGCCATCGAACGGCTCCAGGGGATGCGCACGGCCATGGCCGAAGCCGGACTGCCGGTTCACGAGGAATGGATCGTCGAGGGTGACTATGACTGCAACGGCGGCATACGCGCCCTGCAGCAACTGGCGAGACAGTCTGCCATGCCGACGGCCCTTTTCGTTTGCAACGACATGATGGCGCTCGGCGTCATCAGTGAGGCCGCCCGGATGGGGCTGCGCGTTCCTGAAGAGCTGTCCATCGTCGGGTACGATGACATCTACATCGCCCGCTACATGACTCCGCCCCTCACGACCATTCACCAGTCCACCAGCGAAATAGCCGCCATGGCCGTGGACACCCTGATTGAGCGGTTGGGCAGCAAACGGGACAAGGGCCGGGTCATCCGAATCGAGCCCCGGCTTGTCGAACGCGATTCCGTACGCAACGTGAAAAAATCCGAATAG
- a CDS encoding transporter substrate-binding domain-containing protein, whose protein sequence is MHIFLVWACVLGAFGNNAFAQEVLTIGVENKDWYSHYIWQGNTLVGLDPDLVRTVAGQMGYEVVFEPYPWGRVIRMAEDKALDGVLDLALVQEREKYLHYVRTPITTEQTTFWVKKGKKVPFAGKFRPDLRLGLIRGADWTDRFAKMGTPTVKRFNTFELAFQNLVAGRIDIFASYLAPTLYHARRLGYLDRIESHAYTQPDMPYYLAFSDKPGHAELARKFNEKLQEFLSSPDYQTLKGKYDF, encoded by the coding sequence ATGCATATTTTTCTGGTCTGGGCCTGTGTCCTTGGAGCGTTCGGCAACAATGCCTTTGCCCAGGAAGTCCTGACCATCGGCGTGGAGAACAAGGACTGGTACAGCCATTATATCTGGCAGGGGAACACCCTTGTCGGATTGGACCCGGATCTGGTCCGGACCGTTGCCGGACAGATGGGCTATGAAGTCGTCTTTGAGCCCTACCCGTGGGGCCGGGTCATTCGGATGGCAGAGGACAAGGCCCTGGACGGGGTCCTCGACCTGGCCCTTGTTCAGGAAAGGGAGAAGTACCTGCACTATGTGCGCACTCCCATCACCACCGAGCAGACCACCTTCTGGGTGAAAAAAGGGAAAAAGGTACCCTTTGCCGGGAAATTCCGTCCCGACCTTCGTTTGGGGTTGATCCGAGGTGCGGATTGGACAGACCGGTTCGCCAAGATGGGAACCCCGACCGTCAAACGCTTCAATACCTTTGAGCTGGCCTTCCAGAATCTGGTCGCAGGCAGGATAGACATATTCGCCAGCTACCTCGCCCCCACTCTCTACCACGCCCGGCGGCTCGGCTACCTGGACCGGATAGAATCCCATGCCTACACCCAACCGGACATGCCCTACTACCTGGCCTTCAGCGACAAACCCGGACACGCCGAGCTGGCCCGGAAGTTCAATGAGAAACTCCAGGAATTCCTCTCCAGTCCGGACTACCAGACGCTCAAGGGAAAATACGATTTCTGA
- a CDS encoding NAD(P)-dependent alcohol dehydrogenase produces MGNGPYSIKAYGVDGPTDSFHAMTIERRALRPDDVLIDIMYCGICHSDIHMARSEWGPANYPCVPGHEIIGRVAAVGSKVKKFKVDDFAGVGCIVDSCGTCECCEADLEQYCPEWTLVFNAPDKISGGYNYGGFSDKLVVKEHYAIRVPPGVDLPAMAPLLCAGITTFSPIQHWKVESGQRVGVIGLGGLGHMAVKLAVSRKAEVTVFTTSPGKVAAAKELGAREAVLWSDTDAMERLTRHFDLMISTVPKGYPVNQFLNLLQVNGTLVNVGALDQLEDIPGMTLTSGRRSLAGSVIGGIAETQEVMDYCTAHNIKADIELIQPDQITEAFDRVVNKDIRYRFVIDLTGKR; encoded by the coding sequence ATGGGGAACGGCCCCTATTCCATCAAGGCCTATGGCGTTGACGGTCCTACGGACAGCTTCCATGCCATGACCATCGAACGGCGCGCCCTGAGGCCCGATGACGTACTGATCGACATCATGTACTGCGGCATCTGCCATTCCGACATCCACATGGCCCGCAGCGAGTGGGGGCCTGCCAACTACCCTTGCGTTCCCGGGCACGAGATCATCGGCCGGGTCGCGGCCGTGGGCAGCAAGGTCAAGAAATTCAAAGTGGATGACTTCGCCGGGGTAGGCTGCATCGTGGACTCCTGCGGCACCTGCGAATGCTGCGAAGCCGACCTTGAGCAGTATTGTCCGGAATGGACGCTGGTCTTCAACGCGCCGGACAAGATCTCGGGCGGCTACAACTACGGCGGATTTTCCGACAAGCTGGTGGTCAAGGAGCACTACGCCATCCGGGTGCCGCCGGGGGTGGACCTGCCTGCCATGGCCCCGCTGCTCTGCGCCGGAATCACCACGTTCTCGCCCATCCAGCACTGGAAGGTCGAGTCCGGCCAGCGGGTGGGCGTGATCGGCCTCGGCGGTCTGGGCCATATGGCGGTCAAGCTCGCCGTATCGCGCAAGGCCGAGGTCACCGTGTTCACGACCTCGCCCGGCAAGGTGGCCGCGGCCAAGGAACTGGGCGCGCGAGAGGCGGTCCTGTGGAGCGACACCGACGCCATGGAGCGGCTCACCCGGCACTTCGACCTGATGATCTCCACAGTCCCCAAGGGGTACCCCGTAAACCAGTTCCTGAACCTTCTCCAGGTCAACGGCACCCTCGTCAACGTCGGCGCCCTGGACCAGCTGGAAGATATCCCCGGGATGACCCTGACCAGCGGCCGCAGGAGTCTGGCAGGGTCTGTCATCGGCGGCATAGCTGAAACCCAGGAGGTCATGGACTACTGCACGGCCCACAATATCAAGGCTGACATCGAGTTGATCCAGCCCGACCAGATTACCGAGGCCTTCGACCGCGTGGTGAACAAGGACATCCGCTACCGCTTCGTGATCGATCTGACAGGCAAGAGATAA
- a CDS encoding AraC family transcriptional regulator has product MSNATNDAISTARSALAERIYRLTENDDHLMSDIPGLMLVRYENTTEPKSAMYEPCICLVAQGAKRVQLNDEEYVYDENHMLITSVGLPVMAHVLKASKEAPFLSLVLKIDLNMVAQLMVDSNLPVPRTRQTGRGMAVCEVSETLLDSFQRLVDLLDTPEDIPILSPLILKEILYRLLMGELGPRLRQIATAESHGQQVARTVDWLRDNYTKPLTVEVLAKRTGMSVSTFHHHFRAMTAMSPLQFQKWLRLHEARRLMLTESQDATTAALQVGYESPSQFSREYKRQFGEPPLRDIKNLHRQGRTEVVSGAA; this is encoded by the coding sequence ATGAGCAATGCAACAAACGACGCCATCAGCACGGCGCGGAGCGCCCTGGCTGAGCGGATATACCGATTGACAGAAAATGACGACCACCTCATGTCGGATATTCCGGGATTGATGCTGGTACGCTACGAAAACACCACCGAGCCCAAGAGCGCCATGTACGAACCGTGCATCTGCCTGGTCGCCCAGGGAGCCAAACGGGTTCAGCTCAACGACGAGGAATACGTCTACGACGAGAACCACATGTTGATCACCTCGGTGGGCCTGCCGGTCATGGCCCATGTGCTCAAGGCGAGCAAGGAGGCACCGTTCCTCAGCCTGGTATTGAAGATCGACCTGAACATGGTCGCCCAGCTCATGGTGGACAGCAACCTGCCGGTCCCGCGCACCCGCCAGACCGGCCGGGGCATGGCTGTCTGCGAGGTGTCCGAGACGCTGCTCGACAGCTTCCAGCGGTTGGTCGATCTTCTGGACACCCCCGAAGACATCCCCATTTTATCGCCCCTGATCCTCAAGGAAATACTGTACCGCCTGCTCATGGGCGAACTCGGCCCGCGTCTGCGTCAGATCGCCACGGCCGAGAGCCACGGCCAGCAGGTCGCCCGGACCGTGGACTGGCTCAGGGATAACTACACCAAGCCGCTGACAGTGGAGGTGCTGGCCAAACGGACGGGCATGAGCGTGTCCACCTTCCATCACCATTTCCGCGCCATGACGGCCATGAGCCCCCTGCAATTCCAGAAGTGGCTGCGGTTGCACGAGGCCCGACGGTTGATGCTGACCGAAAGCCAGGACGCGACCACCGCCGCCCTCCAGGTGGGCTACGAAAGCCCCTCGCAGTTCAGCCGTGAATACAAGCGCCAGTTCGGCGAACCGCCCCTGCGCGACATCAAGAACCTGCACCGGCAGGGCCGTACCGAAGTCGTCTCGGGTGCCGCCTAG